DNA from Arthrobacter sp. SLBN-112:
GCACAGTGCCAGGCGCAGGGGCCGGCGCGCCACCCGGGAGGTGGCCTGCAGCTCGGGCCGATTTCGGTTGAGCCGCAGGACCACCTTGCGGAGCAGCCAGGACAGCGCTAGTCCGGCCACGATGGCAAGGGCTGTGGCGATGAAGGGCAGGGCTGGGTTCAGGACGTCTAGCATCCTTTAACGTTTACCAAGCCTGTTGCCGGCCTTCGAAATCGACGGGGCTGTGGCGTGTCAGCTCATGGTGTTGGCGCAGCAGTAGCCGAACCCGGATGCCGCGCTCATTTTTGCGCCGTCCAAGACTGGTCGCCAAGGCTGCCGCCGGTGGGTAGCCTTGGGCCCATGCAGAAGATATCGATCGATGCCTTGGCCCGGCAGCAGCTCGAGGCCGCCATCGGCTCCACCAACGGCAGGGCTGCGGACACTGTCTACGGCGGCCACGAGAAGATCCTCCGGCAGACGGTGATGGCTATGACAGCCGGAACCCAACTGAGCGAACACCAGAATCCGGGCGACGCGACCGTTTTCGTGATCCAAGGCTGCGTCAGCCTTCGCGCCGGCGGGGAGTCCTGGCAGGGCAAGTCCGGCGATCTGCTGATCGTCCCGCCCGGCCTTCACAGCCTTCACGCGGAGGAGGACTCCACTTTCCTGTTCACGGTGGCAAAGTACCGCGGCTGAGTCCCATCGATTGCTCCGCATTGGTCGTTTTGGACCCTGAAAACGACAGTTATGGAGCACTCGACGGTGTTTTGCGCATAAAGTTCGACGGCGGCTGCCGGCTTTCGGTCCTTAGTCCCGCAAGTGTCCGGGATGGCCGATCAACGGGCCGGGCCGGCCTGGGGCATGGGAGGCGTCGCGGGCGAATCCGGCCGGTCTGCCACCCCTTTGCCGCTGGCCTTGGGTTCGGTGGCATCGTTGCCGGGGATGGCAGGCCCGCCCGCCTCCGGAGGGGCGATACCGCCGCGTTGTCCGGCGGCCTTGGCGCCAGGGTCAGTCCCGTGGCCAACATCTGCCGGCATGCCAGTCATGCCATCCGAGGGAACTTCAGGTGCATCAGCGGCCGGCTCGTGTGTCTCCGGTGGTTCGGCAGCAATCCGGTCGGTGGACTTAGGGGGTTCCGAAGGAAGAACAGGCGACGGCTCGCGGGGCGGCGCAGCAGTGGGTACGTCCGATGCAGGAGCGGAAACGACAGCGGGCCCGGGCGTTGGTGCGCCGGTGGAAAGCGTGGGGGCAGGAGTCGTAGGTGCCGGAGGCGAGAACCAGTCCATGACGGCGCTGATGCTTTCCCCAGCTTCACGGCGGACGTTCTCGTTTCCTGCCGCGGCGCCGCCGGCAACACTGAAGGAAGCGGCCACTGCGAGCGTAGTGAAGACGACGTGCTTCTTCTTCCGGGGCTTGCCCGGTTCCAAACGGATCACATCCGCCGTTTCGGACCCTCCCAAAAGCGCCGCAAGCTCTGCTGACGGAGCGGGGGCTTCGGAAACCCGGAGCGCCCGCAACTGCAGCAACGCATTCCGAAGTTCAGGATCGTCCGGGAAGCCTGCCTCTGCCAGCAGGGCCTCGACGGATTGTTCGTCGCTGAGCCTGCGCTTCTGCCGGGCCTTGTCTTCAGTCGTCATTAGCGTCCTCCCGTAATGGGGTACAGAGCTTGCGGAGGCGGCAGAGGGCCCGGCGCTGCAGTTGTTTGATGGCGCCCGGGGTCTTGCCCATGATCTCCGCCGTCGTCTCAACCGAAAGGTCCGCCACGATCCTCAGCGTGATCACATCCTGTTGATCCTGCTGCAAATCACTCAGCAGGGCTTTGACGTTGCCCGAGCTTTCCACCGCCAGCAGATCGTCCTCGGCCGAACTGCTGCAGCGGGGGTCCTGATCGGGGTCGTAGTCCGTGGTTTGTGGCGTCTTCAGCCTTCGCCGGTGCTCGTCAACGTAGCGTGCATGGGCGATGGAGAAGACCAGGGACTTGACGCCCTTCATCCCGCCGCGCACGTCCCCAAGCTGCGGAACGAGGGCCAGGAAGACCTCCTGGGTCAGGCCCTCGGGGTCCTCAACGCCACGTGAGCGCAGGTAGCTGAGCACCCCGGGCGAGAATTCGCGGTAGGCAGCACAAAAGATGCTGTCGTCCGTCTCTCCGGACGGCCCTGCCTCGTGCTCAATCCTTTGCATCCGCCCCCCTGCGGCAGACTTCCCTGCAACACTCTCCAGATTGGCTGCTGCGCCGGGACGGTGAGCCCGCCCCGGCGCAGCGGAGCCATACGACAGCTACCGCTGGCCGCTGTTGGAGTGCTTGGCGCCGTTACCGGCCTGGTGCCCGGCGCCGTCGGAGGAGGTTGCACCCCGACGCTGCTCCTTCACCGGCTGCTGTTGCTGGTCCTGCTCTGCCGTGACAGGGGAGTCGCCGCCCTCGGCGTCCTCGTCTCCGGGAGCCGCAACAGTGGCGCAGTAAGCGCCGACGCCATCCTCCCCGCCGGCAGCCTGGA
Protein-coding regions in this window:
- a CDS encoding cupin domain-containing protein, with amino-acid sequence MQKISIDALARQQLEAAIGSTNGRAADTVYGGHEKILRQTVMAMTAGTQLSEHQNPGDATVFVIQGCVSLRAGGESWQGKSGDLLIVPPGLHSLHAEEDSTFLFTVAKYRG
- a CDS encoding RNA polymerase sigma factor codes for the protein MQRIEHEAGPSGETDDSIFCAAYREFSPGVLSYLRSRGVEDPEGLTQEVFLALVPQLGDVRGGMKGVKSLVFSIAHARYVDEHRRRLKTPQTTDYDPDQDPRCSSSAEDDLLAVESSGNVKALLSDLQQDQQDVITLRIVADLSVETTAEIMGKTPGAIKQLQRRALCRLRKLCTPLREDANDD